The genomic interval TCTCTTATATAGAAATCCCTTAGTTTTGTACCGTTTTTCTGTGGTTGTTAAATATAACAAAACAAAATCATTTAAAAAGTAACAATATTTGTGCCAAACTTTTAATTTATGAGTAAGAAGTTAACAAAAAGAGCTGAAGATTATTCCAAATGGTATAATGAATTAGTTGTAAAAGCTGATTTAGCAGAGAATTCTGCGGTAAGAGGATGTATGGTTATTAAGCCTTACGGATTTGCTATTTGGGAAAATATGCAAAAAGAGTTGGATAGGATGTTTAAAGAAACTGGGCATCAGAATGCTTATTTTCCACTTTTTGTTCCAAAGAGTTTATTTGAAGCTGAAGAAAAAAATGCAGAAGGTTTTGCAAAAGAATGTGCTGTAGTTACACATTATAGATTGCAAAATGATCCTGATAATGAAGGAAAGTTGCGTGTAGACCCAGAAGCAAAATTGGAAGAAGAATTGGTAGTTAGACCAACATCTGAAGCAATTATTTGGAATACTTATAAAGGATGGATTCAATCATATAGAGATTTACCATTATTAATAAATCAATGGGCAAATGTTGTGCGTTGGGAAATGCGTACACGATTATTTTTACGTACAGCAGAATTTTTATGGCAAGAAGGTCATACAGCACATGCTACTAAAACTGAAGCATTAGCAGAAGCAAAACAAATGCAAGAAGTGTATGCAGAGTTTGCTGAAACTTTTATGGCGATGCCAGTAATAAAAGGATCAAAATCTGAGAGCGAACGATTTGCAGGAGCAGAAGAAACGTATACAATTGAAGCCTTAATGCAAGACGGAAAAGCGTTACAAGCTGGTACAAGTCATTTTTTAGGTCAGAACTTTGCGAAAGCGTTTGATGTAAAATATACCTCTAAAGAAGGAAAGCAAGAATATGTTTGGGCTACGTCTTGGGGAGTTTCAACACGTTTGATTGGTGGATTAATTATGACGCATTCTGATGATTTTGGATTGGTTTTACCGCCAAAATTAGCACCAATTCAGGTTGCTATTGTACCTATATACAAAGGAGAAGAACAATTAGCTGTTATTTCTGAAAAAGTAAATGTGATTGTAAAAGCATTACGCAAAAAAGGAATTTCTGTTAAGTTTGATGATAGAGATACATTTAGACCAGGAGCTAAATTTGCAGAATACGAGTTAAAAGGTGTTCCGGTAAGAATTGCGATGGGAAATAGAGATCTAGAAAATAACACAGTTGAGGTTGCGAGAAGAGATACCTTGGTAAAAGAAACTATTTCTCAAGATAATGTAGTTGATTTTGTTGCAGATTTATTAGATGAAATTCAAGATAACTTATTTAATCGAGCAAAAGAATATAGAACTGAACATACAACTGAGGTTTCAACCTTTGAAGAGTTTAAAGAAGCGATAAAAACTAAAGGAGGTTTTGTTTCTGCACATTGGGACGGAACTTCTGAGACAGAAGATAAGATTAAAGAGTTAACAAAAGCGACTATTAGATGTATACCAAATGATGCTGTAAACGAGGAAGGTAGCTGTATTTTTTCAGGAAAATTATCTTCTAAAAAAGTATTATTTGCAAAGGCGTATTAAAATTTTAAAAAAAGTATTGCAGAGTTTTAAAAACGTTGTATATTTGCATCCGCAATCGGAAGATTATTTATTTAAGATTGCAACTGGTCCGTTCGTCTAGGGGTTAGGACGCCAGGTTTTCATCCTGGTAACACGGGTTCGATTCCCGTACGGACTACAAGTTTTTAAACTAAAATATAAATTATGGCAAATCATAAGTCAGCATTAAAGAGAATTAGAAGTAACGACGCTAAAAGAATTCGTAACAAGTATCAACACAAGACTACGCGTAATGCTGTTAGAGACTTGCGTACTTCAACTGATAAGAAAGAAGCAGAAGGATTACTTACTAAAGTTGTTTCTATGTTAGACAAGTTAGCTAAGAACAATGTTATTCATAAGAATAAAGCTGCAAACTTAAAGTCTAAATTATCAAAACAAGTAGCTGCTTTATAAATAGCTGTTATTAAAAAATTATTAAACGCTCCAACATTGTTGGAGCGTTTTTGTTTTATATAAGTTGTTTATTATAAATTACCAATCATAATTTTTGTGTGCATCTAGTCGTATAAAAATAAAAAGAAGTAAGGTAAAGCCCCATAAAGATGAGCCTCCGTAGCTGAAAAAGGGTAGGGGAATTCCTACAGTAGGTAATAATCCTATTACCATTCCAATATTTACTACTACATGAAAAAATAGAATAGAGGCTACTCCGTAGCCATAAATTCTTCCAAATTTATTGTTGTGAGTATCTGCTAAGTAAATTATTCTATACATTAAAAACATAAAAAGAATAATAACAGTCGTGCTTCCTAAAAATCCCCATTCTTCTCCTAGCGTACTAAAAATATAATCTGTATGTTGTTCTGGCACAAATTTACCTTGAGTTCTATCGCCTTGTAAAAAACCTTTTCCAGAAAATCCACCAGAACTTATTGTTAATTCGGATTGATAAGAATTATATCCAACATCTTTAGTATCTTTTTTTAATCCTAATAAAACTTCAAATCTATTTCTGTGATGTTGTTTAAAAACATTGTTATAGGTAAATCCTACGCCAAAAATAAAAAGTCCAACAATAAGATAAATCCCTAATACTTTGTGCCAATTAAAACGAATGAATCTTTTTCCGCCTTTATAGATTGCATAGATTACAGATAGAGTCATTAAAATCAAAAGTGAGATAAAAATCCCTTTAGCACCAAAATAAATGGTAAGGAAGAAAAGTATAATAAACGCTACGCCAAATAAGAAATAATTTAAAGTTAAACCTTCTCTATTTAATACAAAAAAGAATGCAAGATAAATTAAAGCAGAACCAGCATCGGGTTGTAATAGAATTAAAAAAGCTGGAAGTAAAACGATAAAAAAAGCTTTTACTTGGTTTTTAATAAGGTTTAAATTATACTTTCTGTCACTCATTAATTTTGCGACTGCTAGTGCGGTAAAAGCTTTAGCAAATTCGGAAGGTTGTAAGCCCATTACTCCAAAATTATACCAAGAAGTTGCACCATTTATGTTTTTTCCAAATAAGAAAAGACCTATTAGAAGCAGTAATGAAGAAAGATATAATATACTTGCAAATCGTTCATAAAATTTTGAATTAAAAAAAAGTATAAATATGATTAATGGTATACTTAATAAAATCCAGATAAGCTGTTTGCCGTATTTTGTTGAGAAATCTAAAACTTCGAAATTTGTATCTGTAATTGAAGCTGCATGAATGTTTAACCATCCAAAAAAAACGAGTGCAAGATAAATAAAGACTAAAATCCAGTCTATTCCAAGAAAAATGTTATTTCTTTCCTGCCTCAAGATCTGTTGGTTTTATAAGTTGTTGATCATAAATGTCTTTTAAACTCAAATTTATCATGTTTGATTCACGATATTTATGCGCGTTTGAAATCTTACCGTTTAAATATTTTTCTATTAATAAACTAGTTACTGGTGCTCCAATTGTAGAGCCATATCCTCCATTTTCTACAAACACCGCCAAGGCAATTTTGGGATTCTCTTTTGGTGCAAATGCCACTAAAATAGAATGATCTTCTAGTTGAGTTTTTTCGCCATTAATTCTAATAAAATTTTCTACTGTTCCAGTTTTTCCACAGATCTCTATTCCTGGAACTTGACTCCATTTTCCTGTTCCAGTTTTAAAAACTTCATGCATCGCATCAATGATAGGGCTAAAATGTGTTGAATTTATTGTGGTCTTCTTTTTTGTCAAATAGACGCTATCTATACTAAGTTTACTGTTAATCTTTTTAACAATATGAGGCGTATAGAAAAAACCTCGATTGGCAATTGCTGCTGTTACATTTGCTAATTGTATAGGTGTTGTAATAATCTCTCCTTGCCCTATAGCGTTGGAAATGTTCGAATTAGCATTCCATCTATATTTTAATCGATCATTATAGTATTTTCCATCTGGAATTAATCCTTTTTTTCCTGCGGGTAAATCGTATCCTAAGTAATTTCCTAAACCAAAACTTTTAACGTGTTTACTCCAATTATTTAATCCTGATGTAGCGTTTTCTCCCTTCTCAACAATCTTTTTATAGGTATTAGAAAAATAACTATTACACGATTTCGAAATCGCTGTTTTTAATCGTATTGGACGTCCATAGATCCCACAGTGACATCCCATAAACTCATTTTTTCTACTTCCATATCTATAACCGCTATAGCAATAAAAAGGTGTTTGAGGGTTTATTACGCCTTCTTGTAAACCAATTAATGCATTGATCATTTTAAAGGGTGAACCTGGCGAGTAATATTCTTCTAAACCTCTGTCGTACATTGGTTTATTTATGGTGTCATTAAATAAAAGTACAGAATTTTTTGAGCGTTGTCTACCAACCATCATATTTGGATCATAACTTGGAGCAGTAACTAACGCTAGAATTTCTCCAGAAGAAGGTTCTAAAGCAACAATTCCACCTCTTTTTCCTTTCATTAATAATTCTGCATATTGCTGTAATTTACTGTCTATAGTTAATGTTAAATCCTGTCCGTTAACAGCCAGAGTATCATATTTTCCCTCTTTGTAAATTCCAGTAATTTTATTTAGGCGATTTCTTTTGAAATGTTTTTTTCCTTTAATTCCTCTTAAAAATTTTTCATATTGTCTTTCTATTCCAGCTTTTCCTAATAGTTCTCCTGCTTGATAATAGTCACTTTTTTTAGCAATATTTTCACTCACTTCACTAATATAACCTACTACATTAGCAGCAGAATTGATTGGATAATTTCTTATGATTCTTTTTTGGATAAAGAACCCTTTAAACTTATGAAGTTTTTCTTGTAAGTAAGCAAAGTCGTTTTTGTCTAACTGTTTTAAGAAAGGAGAAGCTAACCAAGGAGCATACTTATGAGCTCTATTAAAGTTTTTAATAAACGCGTTTTTATCAATTTTTAAAAGCGAACAAAATTCTACTGTGTCAAGTGGTTCAACTTCTTTTGGCACAACCATAACATCATAAGAAACTTGATTGGCAACTAATAATATTCCGTTTCTGTCATAAATATAACCACGTTCTGGTAAATCATATTCAATCTTTACCGCAGCACTTTGCACTGGATTTTGATTATCTCCACGTAAGATTTGTAATTGAAATAACCTGCCAATAAAGATTATGCCAATTAAAGTGATTAAAAAATAAAGCAAAAAGCTTCTACTCATTTTTGTTTCCGACTAAAATATAAGTTCCTAAAAAGTATAAAATTAACGTAAAAATACTTGAAAAAAGTGTGTTAATTAAAACATTTGTTAGGTTGTAAATGCTAAAGTTAGCTAAAGAAAATAAGATAAGGTGATGAATAACCGTTAATATTACCACATAATTAAAAACTTTACCAAATGTTTCTTGATGTAGTTTGAAAAGATGAAAATCTACTGGGGTTTTCTGAAAAAGAACTCTAATAAAAAATAGTCTTATATAGGCGATAAATAAAAGAGAAAAGGCGTGTGTGCCTCCAGAATTACTGAAAAAATCTACCGAAAGTCCAACTAAAAAAGATAAAATTAAAAAAGGGAATCTATTTTCTTTTAAGGGATAAATAAACACAAAAGCTATGTAAATGTAAGGGTTGATATAACCTAAAAACAACACATTATTTAATACTAATACTTGAAGTAAAATTAAAAATAGCACTATAAAAAGGAGGCGAATATTTTTATTCATTTAGACTTTTTAAATCAAGTTTTTCTAGGTTTTTTATCACATATAGAGGACCAATATTTGCCATGTCATTAAATAATTTGACATCTAAACTATTGGTGGTTGTATTTATTTTATCAACAGTACCAATCAAAATTCCTTCTGGAAAAATAGCAGATTTTCCACCAGTAATAATTGTATCACCTCGTTTTACAATAATTTGTCTTGGAATATCATTTAATTGAACAATATTGTAATCGTTTCCATTCCATTCTAAAGTTCCGAAATAAGTGTTGTTTTTTAGGCGAGCATTAATCTTGCTATTTATGTTAATTATAGATTGTACACGTGAATAATTATTGTTGCTCAAATCTGTGATGCCGATAATTCCTTTACTATTTACAACAGCCATTTCAAAAGAAATTCCATCTTTTTCACCTTTGTTTATAGTGATGTAATTAGAGTTTTTATGATATTCGTTCTTTATAGTTTTAGCTGCAGTGTAAATATACTTTTGGTTGTATTTAGTGCTATCGACTACAGAAATATAAATTGTTGTATCCAAAAGCGATTTTAAGTTTTCTAAATCGTTTTTTAGTTGCAGATTTTCTAAAACTAACTCTTTATTTCTATCGTTTAGATTTAGGTATTCAGTTAAATTAGAGGTTTTTTCATAAAGATTGCCTGTGATAAAATTTGTGGAACTTACAAATTTACTCTTATGAAAAGTATGGTTGTTTACGATTAAAAAAAAAGCAATGCCTTCTAACAATAAGAAAAACAGAAAAAATTTATATTTCTGTATAAAAAAGACTAATTGCTGCATTGGTTAGAGTTTCGGAAAGAAATTATTTCATTAAAACACTTTTATATTTCTCTAGTTCTTTTAACGCGATACCAGTTCCTCTTACCACAGCTCTTAATGGATCTTCTGCAACATAAACCGGTAAGTCTGTTTTTCTAGATAAACGTTTGTCTAAACCACGTAGCATAGAACCTCCGCCTGCTAAATAAATTCCAGTATTATAAATGTCTGCAGCTAATTCTGGTGGAGTCTTAGATAAAGTTTCCATTACAGCATCTTCAATTCTTAAGATTGATTTGTCTAATGCTTTTGCAATTTCTCTATGTGAAACTTGAACTTGTTTTGGTTTACCACTAAGTAAATCTCTACCCTGAACCATCATGTCTTCTGGCGGAGTATCTAAATCTTCTGTAGCTGCACCTATTTGAATTTTAATTTTTTCTGCTGTAGTTTCTCCAACATATAAGTTGTGTTGTGTACGCATATAATACATAATATCACTTGTAAATAAATCACCTGCAACTTTTACAGACTGATCACAAACAATACCAGCCAAAGCAATAACTGCAATTTCTGTAGTTCCACCACCTATATCAATAATCATGTTTCCTTTAGGTTCCATAATATCAATACCAACACCAATCGCAGCAGCCATTGGTTCATATATTAAATAAATTTCTTTTGCATTCATATGACGAGCAGAATCGATAACTGCACGTTTTTCTACTTCTGTAATTCCAGAAGGAATACAAATAACCATACGTAAAGAAGGTGGGAATAATTTCTTTTTTATTGCAGGAATCATTTTTACAAATTCCTTAATCATCTCTTCAGATGCTTGAAAATCTGCAATTACTCCATCTTTTAATGGACGAATAGTTTTTATATTTTCATGCGTTTTTCCTTGCATTAAATTTGCTTCCTTACCAGTAGCAATAATTTTACCAGTAATTCTATTTCTTGCAACAATAGAAGGACTATCAATAACAACTTTTCCGTTATGAATAATTAAGGTATTTGCTGTTCCTAAATCAATAGCAATATCCTCCGTCATGAAATCAAAAAAACCCATATAATGTTTTTATTTTGGTGTAGATGTAACCTTACAAATTTAATAAAAATTTGTGTGCTAATTACATTGTGATTTTTTAATGCTTAAAATGTCTTGTTCCTGTCATTACCATCGATAAATTATGTTCATTACAATAATCGATACTTAATTGATCTTTTATAGATCCGCCAGGTTGAATGACACTTTTTATACCCGCTTTATCTGCTATTTCTACACAATCTGGAAAAGGGAAAAAAGCATCACTTGCCATAACTGATCCGTTTAAATCGAAACCGAAATTTTTTGCTTTTTCTATAGCTTGATTTAATGCATCAACTCTACTTGTTTGTCCAGTCCCACTCGCAAATAACTGTTTGTTCTTTGTTAAAACAATAGTGTTAGATTTTGTGTGTTTACAAATTTTAGAAGCGAATAATAAATCATCTAACTCGTTTTCACTTGGTTTATTGTTAGTTGCATATGATAAATCAGCTAAAGTATCCGTTTTATGGTCTCTTTCTTGAACTAAAGTTCCATTTAAACAGGTTCTGACTGTTGTGTTAGAGAAATCGGCTTCTTTTTGAATTAATAAAATTCTATTCTTTTTTCCTTTTAAAATTGTTAATGCTTCATCTGTAAATGAAGGAGCAATTACAACTTCGCAAAATAACTTATGGATTTCTTCAGCAGTAGTTTTGTCAATTGCAGTGTTGCAAATTAATACACCGCCAAAAGCAGAAACAGGATCGCCAGCTAAAGCATCTACATACGCTTGATGTACAGTTTCTCTTTGTGCAAAACCACATGCGTTGTTATGTTTTAAAATAGCAAATGTTGGTGCTTCTCCTTTAAATTCGTTAATTAAATTTACAGCAGCATCAACATCTAATAAGTTGTTATAGCTTAATTCTTTACCGTGTAGTTTGTCAAACATAGCGTCAAAATCACCAAAGAAAAATCCTTTTTGATGTGGGTTTTCTCCGTATCGTAACACTTTACCAGAAGTTTCTGATATTTTTAAAACAGCGTCTTCATGTTGATTAAAATAATTGAAGATTGCCGTGTCGTAGTGTGATGAAATGTTAAATGATTTAGCGGCAAACTTTTTTCTATTTTCAATAGTTGTAATTCCGTTGCTTTCATTTATGATATTTAAAAATTCATCATATTGTTCCATAGAAGAAACAGTAATAACGTCTTTAAAGTTTTTTGCAGCAGCTCTTATTAATGAGATTCCACCAATATCAATTTTTTCAATAATATCTTGCTCAGCAGCACCAGAAGCAACCGTTTTTTCGAACGGATATAAATCTACAATCACTACATCTATTTGTGGAATTTCAAAACTAGCCATTTCTGCGATATCGTCATCATGATCTTGTCTATTTAAGATTCCACCAAAAACTTTAGGGTGTAATGTTTTAACTCTTCCACCTAAAATAGAAGGGTAAGAAGTTACATCTTCTACCGGAACAACATTAATTCCTAAATCTTTAATGAATTTTTCTGTTCCTCCAGTAGAGTAGATAGTAACATTTAAGTCATTTAACTTCTTTACTATAGGTTCTAATCCGTTTTTATGAAATACGGAAATTAGTGCAGATTTAATCGTTTTTTGAGTGCTCATAGTTGTGTTGTTATAAGCAAGCAAATCTACTAAAACCTAACGCGTTCTACAATAAAAAGATAATAACAAAAATCTAAAATAATTAACAATTATTCTGTTAAAACACGAGATTTAAAATGGTTTACTAGCTCATTATAATCTCTGTGCCTTTTTAAGGCGCTTAGTTTTTTTCTAAAAAGAAATTTACCAAGGACTGTTTGGGAAAAAGTGTCTTGTTTTTTCATACTAAGGGGGTTTTAAGTTATTCTGCGTTTTCTAAAAAATTACGAAACCAAAAGACAAATTTGTCTAAAAGTTTAGTTTTTTTCATTGAAAAATTAGAATGTGGGCTACCAGTGGGGACTGAAGTTCTGTATTCTTGTCGTCTCATTATAAGGGGGGTTAATGATTAATAGAATGGGTTAATAATAATATTTTACTTAACAAACATAGAAAAATAAAATAAAAAAAACAATTTTATTCTAAAATTTCCGATACTCTCTTACATACAAACTCCAACAATTCTTCATCTTTTGATGTAAATGTGTTTTTTGT from Lutibacter sp. Hel_I_33_5 carries:
- the rodA gene encoding rod shape-determining protein RodA; the protein is MRQERNNIFLGIDWILVFIYLALVFFGWLNIHAASITDTNFEVLDFSTKYGKQLIWILLSIPLIIFILFFNSKFYERFASILYLSSLLLLIGLFLFGKNINGATSWYNFGVMGLQPSEFAKAFTALAVAKLMSDRKYNLNLIKNQVKAFFIVLLPAFLILLQPDAGSALIYLAFFFVLNREGLTLNYFLFGVAFIILFFLTIYFGAKGIFISLLILMTLSVIYAIYKGGKRFIRFNWHKVLGIYLIVGLFIFGVGFTYNNVFKQHHRNRFEVLLGLKKDTKDVGYNSYQSELTISSGGFSGKGFLQGDRTQGKFVPEQHTDYIFSTLGEEWGFLGSTTVIILFMFLMYRIIYLADTHNNKFGRIYGYGVASILFFHVVVNIGMVIGLLPTVGIPLPFFSYGGSSLWGFTLLLFIFIRLDAHKNYDW
- the mreD gene encoding rod shape-determining protein MreD, producing MNKNIRLLFIVLFLILLQVLVLNNVLFLGYINPYIYIAFVFIYPLKENRFPFLILSFLVGLSVDFFSNSGGTHAFSLLFIAYIRLFFIRVLFQKTPVDFHLFKLHQETFGKVFNYVVILTVIHHLILFSLANFSIYNLTNVLINTLFSSIFTLILYFLGTYILVGNKNE
- the purH gene encoding bifunctional phosphoribosylaminoimidazolecarboxamide formyltransferase/IMP cyclohydrolase, producing MSTQKTIKSALISVFHKNGLEPIVKKLNDLNVTIYSTGGTEKFIKDLGINVVPVEDVTSYPSILGGRVKTLHPKVFGGILNRQDHDDDIAEMASFEIPQIDVVIVDLYPFEKTVASGAAEQDIIEKIDIGGISLIRAAAKNFKDVITVSSMEQYDEFLNIINESNGITTIENRKKFAAKSFNISSHYDTAIFNYFNQHEDAVLKISETSGKVLRYGENPHQKGFFFGDFDAMFDKLHGKELSYNNLLDVDAAVNLINEFKGEAPTFAILKHNNACGFAQRETVHQAYVDALAGDPVSAFGGVLICNTAIDKTTAEEIHKLFCEVVIAPSFTDEALTILKGKKNRILLIQKEADFSNTTVRTCLNGTLVQERDHKTDTLADLSYATNNKPSENELDDLLFASKICKHTKSNTIVLTKNKQLFASGTGQTSRVDALNQAIEKAKNFGFDLNGSVMASDAFFPFPDCVEIADKAGIKSVIQPGGSIKDQLSIDYCNEHNLSMVMTGTRHFKH
- the proS gene encoding proline--tRNA ligase, translated to MSKKLTKRAEDYSKWYNELVVKADLAENSAVRGCMVIKPYGFAIWENMQKELDRMFKETGHQNAYFPLFVPKSLFEAEEKNAEGFAKECAVVTHYRLQNDPDNEGKLRVDPEAKLEEELVVRPTSEAIIWNTYKGWIQSYRDLPLLINQWANVVRWEMRTRLFLRTAEFLWQEGHTAHATKTEALAEAKQMQEVYAEFAETFMAMPVIKGSKSESERFAGAEETYTIEALMQDGKALQAGTSHFLGQNFAKAFDVKYTSKEGKQEYVWATSWGVSTRLIGGLIMTHSDDFGLVLPPKLAPIQVAIVPIYKGEEQLAVISEKVNVIVKALRKKGISVKFDDRDTFRPGAKFAEYELKGVPVRIAMGNRDLENNTVEVARRDTLVKETISQDNVVDFVADLLDEIQDNLFNRAKEYRTEHTTEVSTFEEFKEAIKTKGGFVSAHWDGTSETEDKIKELTKATIRCIPNDAVNEEGSCIFSGKLSSKKVLFAKAY
- a CDS encoding rod shape-determining protein, yielding MGFFDFMTEDIAIDLGTANTLIIHNGKVVIDSPSIVARNRITGKIIATGKEANLMQGKTHENIKTIRPLKDGVIADFQASEEMIKEFVKMIPAIKKKLFPPSLRMVICIPSGITEVEKRAVIDSARHMNAKEIYLIYEPMAAAIGVGIDIMEPKGNMIIDIGGGTTEIAVIALAGIVCDQSVKVAGDLFTSDIMYYMRTQHNLYVGETTAEKIKIQIGAATEDLDTPPEDMMVQGRDLLSGKPKQVQVSHREIAKALDKSILRIEDAVMETLSKTPPELAADIYNTGIYLAGGGSMLRGLDKRLSRKTDLPVYVAEDPLRAVVRGTGIALKELEKYKSVLMK
- the rpsT gene encoding 30S ribosomal protein S20, with product MANHKSALKRIRSNDAKRIRNKYQHKTTRNAVRDLRTSTDKKEAEGLLTKVVSMLDKLAKNNVIHKNKAANLKSKLSKQVAAL
- the mrdA gene encoding penicillin-binding protein 2, with translation MSRSFLLYFLITLIGIIFIGRLFQLQILRGDNQNPVQSAAVKIEYDLPERGYIYDRNGILLVANQVSYDVMVVPKEVEPLDTVEFCSLLKIDKNAFIKNFNRAHKYAPWLASPFLKQLDKNDFAYLQEKLHKFKGFFIQKRIIRNYPINSAANVVGYISEVSENIAKKSDYYQAGELLGKAGIERQYEKFLRGIKGKKHFKRNRLNKITGIYKEGKYDTLAVNGQDLTLTIDSKLQQYAELLMKGKRGGIVALEPSSGEILALVTAPSYDPNMMVGRQRSKNSVLLFNDTINKPMYDRGLEEYYSPGSPFKMINALIGLQEGVINPQTPFYCYSGYRYGSRKNEFMGCHCGIYGRPIRLKTAISKSCNSYFSNTYKKIVEKGENATSGLNNWSKHVKSFGLGNYLGYDLPAGKKGLIPDGKYYNDRLKYRWNANSNISNAIGQGEIITTPIQLANVTAAIANRGFFYTPHIVKKINSKLSIDSVYLTKKKTTINSTHFSPIIDAMHEVFKTGTGKWSQVPGIEICGKTGTVENFIRINGEKTQLEDHSILVAFAPKENPKIALAVFVENGGYGSTIGAPVTSLLIEKYLNGKISNAHKYRESNMINLSLKDIYDQQLIKPTDLEAGKK
- the mreC gene encoding rod shape-determining protein MreC; the protein is MQQLVFFIQKYKFFLFFLLLEGIAFFLIVNNHTFHKSKFVSSTNFITGNLYEKTSNLTEYLNLNDRNKELVLENLQLKNDLENLKSLLDTTIYISVVDSTKYNQKYIYTAAKTIKNEYHKNSNYITINKGEKDGISFEMAVVNSKGIIGITDLSNNNYSRVQSIININSKINARLKNNTYFGTLEWNGNDYNIVQLNDIPRQIIVKRGDTIITGGKSAIFPEGILIGTVDKINTTTNSLDVKLFNDMANIGPLYVIKNLEKLDLKSLNE